The window ACCTGTTGCAAGCTACTTGACTCACTTTTATACAAAAATGGATATTGTTTTTTCAACATTGTTAACATGGTGTTGAATGTTGTTTGATTGCATTTTAGCTTTGTATAGCCATGTTGTTTAAATAATTCAAAGGTTTTTTGGTATTCTGTTAATAAATTATTCCAGACAAATCTTGCATTACCCAGACTCTGATTAAATTTATCTTTCATAACCTTATCAGGATACAACTTAACCTTCAAACCTTCATTAACAACATTACAACCATAAAACATAAAAAAACACATCAAAATATCTGTTATATTTCAACTAATTTTTGAACACAAAATATAATATATCAATAGACAATATATAAAGAATAAGCGAGAGCATTTGATAACTAACTGCTCTTTTTGTGCAATTCATCCTCGACTTGAAGAAGTCAAGGTATTCTTGCACCATTTAGATAAAGAAAATTGTTTGGAAATATGAAAAACAATATATTCTGTTTATGGAGTTCCATGCAATTTCGGGGAATTAAATAGGTCTATTATAGATTGTAGATGGCGTTATTGTAAATTGATGTTAAAGAGAGGTTATAGCATATTTCATAAATTATGTTATGAGAAAATAAATTACGGAGAATAAATATGGCTAAATTGGGTTTTGGGATGATGAGACTTCCCCTGTTGGACGAAAATGACTTTACCAATATTGATATCGAACAGGTTAAAGAAATGGTTGATGTGTACATGGAAAGCGGTCTTAACCATTTTGATACAGCGTTTGTTTATCATGAGGGCGTAGGTGAAAAAACATTCAAGGAATGTGTTGTTGACAGGTATCCTCGTGAATCTTTTAAAATTTCAACTAAATTACCTCTATTTGTAATTACAGAAGAATCACAATTGGAACCGATATTCAACGAACAACTTAAAAATTGTGGTGTGGACTATTTTGACTATTATATGCTGCACAATGTCAGCGGATTTACTGAAAATGCATGGAAAAATGTAGATTTATATTCTTTTATTCAAAAAAAGAAAGAAGAAGGTTTTATTAAGCATATTGGAATTTCCACTCATGGAAATGCGGAATTTCTGGAAGAAATCTTATTTGATCATCCTGAATTGGAGTTCGTTTTACTTCAAATCAATTATCTTGACTGGGAAGATGATGGAATTGAATCCAGAAAATGTCTTGAAGTGGCAAGGAAATATGGAAAATCAGTAATGGTTATGGAACCGTTTAAAGGAGGTTTTCTGGCAGATGTTCCTGAAGAGGCAGAAAAGATAATGAAGGAGCATAATCCCGATGATCCTGTCACATCATGGGCGATGAGATTCGTTGCAGGACTGGATGATGTATGCGTTGTATTGACCGGCGCAAGCAATTTGGATCAGTTAAAGGAAAATATAGACTCTTTTAAAAATGCAAAACCTCTTGATGATGAAGAGCTGAAAATCATTGAGGAAGTTTCCGAGATAATTAACAGCAATATCACTGTTGACTGCACAAAATGCAGATACTGTGTCGATACATGTCCTGAAGAAATCGATATAGCTAAATTGTTTGATTTGTATAATAAGGAAAAAATAATCAACAAAGATGACCGTGCATGGACACAGAATGGTAATGCATACCTTAATTATTCAAGACTTCCTGATGTGGGGATTGCTTCAGATTGCATGGAATGTGAAAGCTGCATTGAAGAATGCCCTCAGCAGATTAATATTCCTGAAGTATTGAAAGATGTAGCGAAGACATTTGAAACTGAAGCTTATGGATTTAATGATTAATCCATATTTTTTCTATTTTTTTTTAAAATTTAAGCAAATTTTTAATATAATTAAAAATATATTTATAAATAGTTATTTTATAGAGGATTTATTATGATACCTGGTATGAATAAAAAACAAATGAAACAAATGGAAAGACAAATGAAGAAAATGGGTATGAAAATGGAAGAATTGGAAGGTGCCCGTGAAGTCATAATCCGTTTTGATGAAAAAGAATTAGTTATTGATAATCCAAGCGTAAGTTTAATGAATGTAATGGGTCAGGAAACTTACCAGATTGAAGGAAAAGCTCGTGAAGTAGAGCTTGAATACGAAATTGAAATTCCTGATGAAGATATTGAAATGGTTGCTAACAGCGCTAATGTTTCTGAAGATGAAGCAAGAGCAGCACTGGAAGAATGTAAAGGGGATTTAGCAGAAGCTATTATGAAATTAAACCAATAGATAAAATGACTGTTATTGCACATATCTCAGACTTGCATGTGAGCACTGCAGATTTTAATGAAGATATATTTATGCAGGCCGCAACTGAAATAAATCGTTTACAACCAGACATGATTATTTTAACTGGGGATTTAACTGACCATGGTTATTATAATGAATTTGAACAAGCTAAAAGATACTTGGAAGTGTTTGAAGCACCATTATTTGCAGTTCCCGGAAACCATGATTCTCGTAATTTAGGTTATCAAAGTTTCGAAGAGTTGATTGGTGAAAAAAGTTGGAAATTAACATTGGGTGATGAATTTACAGTAATCGGTTTGGATAGCAGTTCTCCTGATGAAAATAAAGGACATGTCGGTACTCCCCAACATATGTGGCTGGAACATCAGTTGGATGAATGTGTAATTAATGAACAATTTTCCATTGTTGCATTGCACCATCACGTAATTTCCATTCCCCAAACAGGCCGTGAACGCAATGTATTGTCTGATGCGGGGGATGTTCTAAAAACCTTGACAACCCATGAAGTTGACCTGATTCTCTCTGGGCATAAGCATGTTCCGAACATCTGGAGAATTAATGATACTCTTGCGGTAAATGCAGGTTCATTGTGTTCCTCTAAATTAAGGGGAAAAAATAAGAATTCCTATAATGTTTATAATATTACAGACAGTGAAATAGAAATATTTCTAAATATTGTCGGTGGAGAAAAATTTTTATTTGGAAAATTTCCAAGAAATACATTATA is drawn from Methanobrevibacter sp. and contains these coding sequences:
- a CDS encoding helix-turn-helix domain-containing protein, with protein sequence MFYGCNVVNEGLKVKLYPDKVMKDKFNQSLGNARFVWNNLLTEYQKTFELFKQHGYTKLKCNQTTFNTMLTMLKKQYPFLYKSESSSLQQVYRDLLHAFNGFFKKNSNYPKFKSKKNPKNGFRIQNNKNIKITSNTIVLPK
- a CDS encoding aldo/keto reductase; amino-acid sequence: MAKLGFGMMRLPLLDENDFTNIDIEQVKEMVDVYMESGLNHFDTAFVYHEGVGEKTFKECVVDRYPRESFKISTKLPLFVITEESQLEPIFNEQLKNCGVDYFDYYMLHNVSGFTENAWKNVDLYSFIQKKKEEGFIKHIGISTHGNAEFLEEILFDHPELEFVLLQINYLDWEDDGIESRKCLEVARKYGKSVMVMEPFKGGFLADVPEEAEKIMKEHNPDDPVTSWAMRFVAGLDDVCVVLTGASNLDQLKENIDSFKNAKPLDDEELKIIEEVSEIINSNITVDCTKCRYCVDTCPEEIDIAKLFDLYNKEKIINKDDRAWTQNGNAYLNYSRLPDVGIASDCMECESCIEECPQQINIPEVLKDVAKTFETEAYGFND
- a CDS encoding nascent polypeptide-associated complex protein → MIPGMNKKQMKQMERQMKKMGMKMEELEGAREVIIRFDEKELVIDNPSVSLMNVMGQETYQIEGKAREVELEYEIEIPDEDIEMVANSANVSEDEARAALEECKGDLAEAIMKLNQ
- a CDS encoding metallophosphoesterase family protein, with protein sequence MTVIAHISDLHVSTADFNEDIFMQAATEINRLQPDMIILTGDLTDHGYYNEFEQAKRYLEVFEAPLFAVPGNHDSRNLGYQSFEELIGEKSWKLTLGDEFTVIGLDSSSPDENKGHVGTPQHMWLEHQLDECVINEQFSIVALHHHVISIPQTGRERNVLSDAGDVLKTLTTHEVDLILSGHKHVPNIWRINDTLAVNAGSLCSSKLRGKNKNSYNVYNITDSEIEIFLNIVGGEKFLFGKFPRNTL